Within the Rosa rugosa chromosome 2, drRosRugo1.1, whole genome shotgun sequence genome, the region CTCATCTGCCCTATAAAGCTTATGAATAACTGCGCTTTGAATAATCTCACAATAGTAGATAATTTACCATCCTCGTTAGACATGATTTGCATGGCTTTCTACTTGTACGATATTGGACCCGACCTTGAGACGGCAAATCTTGGTAGTGGGCTGGGACCACTGTTCCCTGAAGTTGAGCCCTCCACAAACTTAACTTTTCGGCTTGAGCCATAATCCAAAGGCCCAGAACGGCGAAAGTTCTGTTGCCTGTTTTCAGTGCTTCGTGAACTTCCACCATCATAAATGTGCTCTTGGCCATGGGATGATGATCCCTTGAAATAACCTGAATCATACTGAGGAGTGGAGTCACCACGGGGTTGTCGTGCTGCAGGAGATGCATGTGAGAGTGATACAGCAGGCGAATGGCGGGGTGAAATGCTTAGTAATGCAAGTGGTGTATTTGGAGAGTTTGTATAATACTGGCTGTATATTGAACGAAGAATGGCATATGGAACATGGGGTTCCAGAGAGCTTCTTGGAAGATAAGGTGAGATCTCGCAGAGTTGGTCCAGGAAAATTAGCTGTGCTACAAGATGAGATCTGTGAAGAGCAATTATTAAAATTGTTAGCAGATTGAAAATGGCTAAGTAGGTGAAGTTTACCATGAAAAGCTGTAGAAAAATCTTATGCATGGCCATTTCAATCTATTTATGCTGTGACACATATATTAACTCACCTGTTAGTTTCACTCCAAGAATCCAGTATAATGCTTGCAGAGAATTTGACGAAAAGCTGCATTGTGGATTTTATGCTAGCTTCAGCTGACAAACGATTTTGTATTTCAGAGTCCACTGATTCACCAACATGGCCATTTGAGAGAGATTGTCTTTGCTGATATTCACGTTCCACTCTAACGGACTCACTTCCTGCAATTACAGCACTGACGCACCTGCCAGCAAAGTTTATTGATAACGGATGTTAACAAATTTGGCAAAAAGACCATAGAATGCATTTTATATGCAACATAATCAGATATATATTAAGTAAAGGTAGTTGACTGGGGATCAAGGAACTCCTTGTTGTATTCAGAAGTATCTGCAGTGAAAATAATTTGACTTCATGATAAAAGCAAACGTAAATCTACCTTGCTAAGCAATGGATATTGTTATTGAATCCCCCAGTGTCCACGTTGAAGGCTGTGGTAGTCCATATATTAGATGTCATGAAGGTGGCAAAGAAATAGGGTAACAGGCTCCAGGACCCATCATTTGCACCCCCAACCTCTTCTAAGATCAATCTCACCCACTGGGAATCATGATTATCGACTACACCAACGTTGTTTGCCACCCCTCTCAATCTCCTGACTTCTTTCTTTTCAGGTATTTCTTCAGGTATATGCTTAGATATTCCAGCTAATAATGAATGTATCAAGGGTGCACCTTCAAAGAGTACAGTGCCAGAAGCTTCAGCTAGAAGTTTGTCAAAAGCCAGGGCCAAGCCAGCTTGAACACAAAACCCAATCACCGTGTCTATATCGACCATCTGCTTTATTAAAGCCTCTCTTTCTATACGGTCTCCAGAATGCAGGCTACCAGCaactgcctctagcacatcacGATTTGATCtcagtgatgtgtcaatacaATTTAAAAGTGCAGCAGTGTGTTCTTTCAGCATTCTGTCTAGCCTGTCAACTCCATAGCCACCAAAGATGCGAGCAAATGCCTTCAATTCTCTTGGATCAGTGACTGAATCAGCAAAATATCCGCCAACAGGCCTTGTGCTCTTGAAGCATTTGTGAATTGGAGCAAAAAGGATTCCAGCACCTGATATATCCTTGATTATATTTTCAATGTACCAGTTGCAGACAGCTTCAGTGGCCGATCCTGTATGTTGCTCTTCTGGTTTTTCAAACAAATGCAAAGAAGAAACTGGTCCTGAGAAGGCCTCTGAGAGCAAAACTTCTCGAATACCCTGAGTTAAGTCCATGCTAATATGCTGCTCTGCCAGATGGATAATGCTGATGTGTCTGCGAATAAGCGACTCAAGAACTGTAGGCCGTTGGAGGTCATTGTCAGTTTTCAGTACCGCAAGCAATCTCCTCCTAAGGTTCCCAAGAATGCACTCTCTCATGTACTGTGAATAACAATTGGCAAATTTTAGTGAAATTGTAAGAAACTTATATACTCTGCTTTAGATCAGAAGCAAGTTTTGTGAGGGCTTGTGATAGAGTCATATTGCATGTTCCACAGTGGAGGATTGCACAAACTGATATCCAATTTTCTCCAACCTCATGATCATGTGAATTAAGGCAGGTTCAACAATTAGGTCGAAGAAAGCAATAATGAAGAAGATAAAATTTTAAGAAGCTTTAAGTCACAGCCACAGGAATAACTAAACCCATTGATTCCATTATATCAGTatgccaagaaaaaaaaacctctaGCTCATCTTCTGTTTCCAAAATTAGAGAACAGTTTGATTGAAGTCTAGAGATGCAAGTTTGCACCTTGTCAAAACTGTAAGTTTGAGAAATGACGAGGGATACAAAAGAGCAAAAGCTATATAAATTTTTAAATACACTATTTGATACAATTAAgtggtcattttttttttcttttttgatgaaTTAAGTAGTTTATTTATGTATTTAGTTGTACGTACAATCGTTTGAGACTTTTGTTATTAGCTTCAATCGTAATTTAAGTTTAAGAAATTATGTAACAGCTTGCCTCACCTCCCTTAAGACAAAAACATGGTTTAGAACACATATAGGCTCCATATCATTCAAAACTGAGCATAAGTTGGTCAATCTCTGCACCGCAGCTTCTAACCTGCGAGGCAATCATGTCAATTCTGGACTGATAAACAGAATTCAAAAGATATTATGCATGAAGTTAAGATGAGTAATAATTTACATCTTGATAGAAGCATTATTTTCGGGACGACTCTCATGGCCAGGCAAAGGGAAACCAGGTGCTCCCTTTGGAGATTTAGTTGAAGTAATTGACATTCTTGATACATAGTTCATATAAGAAGCTGCCTGCTCTGGAAGAAGCTGAGATTTCCCACAAAATCAGTTTTATACAGCATAACCAAATTCAACTATTTTATTAACATCAGACAATAAGTTATTACCTGGGTCTCTAGCGCACCAAATCCTCCATCAGAATCTAGGATGTTAATTAATCCCTCCAGCCCTCCCATTATAGATTCAATGAGAGATTCAACATAAAGGACTGCATCTCTGCCTATCTTGGTTACCTGATTGCATTAAGGAATAAGGATTCAAGCAAGTCATTAAATTCTGAATTCATGTACCCATCTCCAAGTTGAGGAATCTAATGATGGATATATGTAGTAGGCTACAAAAGTTTTATATAAGGTATTAATAAGAGACAATACCATAATTTTGGTAATGACCAGTTAGTGACTATCAATCAATACTAGGTTTCAGTGAAAATGAATTTCCAATTGTCCTTAACATGAAAGGAATTCAGGGGAAATAGTTATTCCCATCTTCATCTTATCAGCAAATGATAAAAGCTCATCTTACCACCTTTCACCTTGAAGAGATAAAAGCTTATAAAAGAAAGGATCATCATCCCATTTCATAagtatttaattaaataaaatttaaaaccTAACATCATAAGACACTTGTTTTTGTCCCAACATGGATGTCTGCCACACTAATAGCATGTTGTGacagataaataaaaaaaatctaaatctTAAACATGCAAGTATATGAAAATTTGGAAGGAAAAAGGAATTCAGATTATGGATCACCTCTTCCAGAACAATTGGCGAAGCACACTCTGGAAAACTACTTGCAACACCAAGCCATGCACAGCAATGTTGTGGGCGCCCTTCTGGGCCAAACATAGTGTTCCTGAATACCTAATTAAGAGAAGGAACAAAAACACATATTTAGTTTAGTCAAGTTACTGCCAACACTACAAGAAGCTTAGCAAACCAGTTAAAGCCAAAGAAAGCAAGAACTTACCGCTGTAAGGTGCTGATGGTAGAAATACAACTTCTTAAGACTCGCATGCTTTGATAATTGAGATTCCAGTTCATCGACACatctaatttgaaataaatAAGTGTATGCAATTATTGTCCATTTGACACATTAATTTGTACACACAGCAATGCATTTAAATAACTGTGAGTTGCTGAAGATGAAAGGCTTTTATCACTTCAGCaaatgttaaaaaaataaaaaataaaataattcaaaGTATTAGCTGAGAAACTACATGATCTATTATGCCAACATATAACAATATTAGACTTTGCAAGGGCACTAAAAATTAGGGCTGTTTAGAATTCTGTCTTATGAATTGGGACATTTCGCAAGGACCTCCAAGGCCAATTTATTTGTATTTGATTTTTACCAAAATCAAAGTACAGCATAACCAATTATAGGCAGAACCATTTTCCTAACAACGGTTAGTCACAAATCAAACCCTTCTGGACACCTGTGCATGCATTATGGACGCTGGTTCAAGCCTTAAAATAATCAAGTTAGCTTTTACCAGGTAGTTAACTATATTGCCTTTACTCAATATGTTAGGGAAGTTTGCACAAGTGTTGTTGAGTAGATAATCTTACATGCAATAACAATAAAGTTTAacttccgttttttttttttttcaacaaatatcCTAAAGAGAAGACACATACCATAAGCCCTAATACTAGAAACAAGATAATAGGGAGTTACTTAGAAATAACTTCTAGTATTCACCAATAAACTTTCACTTTAAACTTTTCATTCTTGCTTCATAGAGTTTATAAGAATATTTATCCTGAGAATTATATTGAAAAGCTTCAATAAAGGACTGCAAAACCCATGAAAGCCAAAAAAAGAGTCAGAAAGAGCACCTGGACCAATTGTAGGCAGCATTTCCCTCTGATAGTAAGCCTTCTTTCCCTGTAGAGACTGTAGCTTTCTCCAAATGTCTTATGTTTATAGATGACCGGGATGATGTGACTATCATCAATATTGATAACCAGTCCTTTCGAAATTCCTGATTAGAAGTCACATATTGAGACCTTAATGATGACGAATTACAAAGAAATCTATTCATAACTGAAAACTAGGACAGTAAAGAGACAAGGGCAACAGTAAGAACATTTATTTAGAGCAGTACAACAGAGGATGAGCTATTAAGTATGCTATGTAACGACACAACTACAAGCACTTCATTGCAAACACTTTTGGTATTTTATTGCAAAAACTAGATTATAAAGTagattaataaaaagaaaatctgATGCATAGCACTGTGTGATAGATCGTAGGACATGTGAAACTAGACTAAGCCTTctattctagagagagagagagagagcatagtCGGCTGATTCCTTACAGATAGATCACATGTAATGGCAGATACATTTTCACCCTGTGGTTTTGGTATGTTCTCAAGGTGCTGAACAATCTTCTGAAAAAGACTTTTCAAGCTTGCATCTAAGTCAAGAGCCACCATCCCAGGAGTATTCAACAAAAACCGGATTCTACcagcagaagaagaaaggtATGATAATGCATAACCTCGAATTGCTGCATATAAAATTACAAAGTAAAAATACAAATTTTTAAAGAGAACTTTACTTATAGGAAATAGTTTACTCTTAATATTGTGTAATGCACATATGAATGTCAGAGAAGTTATTTATTAAAGCGGAGCAAATACTGCTGTAGAATTGCCGATAAGCACACAGATGACATGAAACACAACAAAtttaatttgatttgatttgtccAACAAAAAATAAACACATTTAATTAGTTCAGGCCTTTGTACAAGCTGCAGTTTAAGTGTTAAGGTGGGAGTATAAACTTTGAACTCAAACAAGGCAAGggaatatttatatatatgtctATGGATACACATATAGCCATATAGGGATTTCTTCACATGGAAATTAGCTACCATATTTTTTGAACTAAATGACATATATCAGGTTCAATCTAACCTGCAATATACTTGCGTACCAAACAGCAAAGATGGTCCATTCCATCTAACAAAAACCCAATAGTTGGATCACTTGGATCCTGCAATCAAAATCACAATAGTGGCAGTCAAGCACTTTATTCTCAGTTGGAACTAGGAAAAGAAAACTAATGATGACAGATTTAGACAGATACATGAAACTTGGCTTACTATTTCAACTGACACCATTCGAACAGCTTTAGATTTTGATGATGCAATTCCAACATGTTGGAAATACCAGAGGACTTCACATTGAGCAAAAGCCAGGGCAGAGAATACCATCTGAGGATGCATCAAATCATCATATTATTATCAACAAGCAATATAATGTATTTGTTGTTGCAAAACGTCCAGTGGAGAATCAACCTTGTAGTCATTGATagaatggtaaaaaaaaaaaacaattgagaAAATTATCACTACAACTAATTGGCTGAAGAGTGACAAATAACTCAAACTAGAACACTAGTTAAAGTAATTAAATAATCACAAAACTACTTGTAAATAACAATTTTATCATCTTTTGTAAGACTTCATATGCTTAGTAAATTAGCAACTGTAATGATATCGTAAACATGCATTTATAGAGTAAATGTAACCCTAGTTGCACATATAACTTGACGTGTTTGTAGGAGATTACTAGAGTTCTCCAAATGCTACATAATGTCTCCTTGAAAATTCCAAGAATTCCCACCCTCTTCCAGAACCCATTACAAATGTCATTGCTATGAACTAGCTTCTATACAAAAGAGATCACCACCAGTAGCATCTAATCTAGTGAGTTGGACACAGTATTTGTTTTacaaacacattcaacgcaGGCTCTATAAGCTTTCTTTAAAAAGAAACTAACGCAATTGAAGCAAAAAACATGTAACTGAGCTATATCTTTTGCAATTAGCACATTTAAAGAAGCTTACAATGTACCTGTATGTTTGGAGCCAACAAACTAGGCTGATCAGTGAAAAAAAGTACCATTCTTCCAATCTCTTGCTTCAGTAATATCCTCCGCTCACGGTGGATGGCATCACATGATAGTAATGCTTGCTCATGCACTTCACTGCATCCAATTACCAATTTAGTTTATTTAATGCACATGGTGCCACATATATCACCAAACAGAAGGAAAGTTCATTTGTGAAGAATAACGCTTACTCATGATAATGGAAACACTTACACATGCaaaagactttttttttatagaaaaatgatattatgAAAAACGAGATCTTGACAAGTACTAGGGTGTTATTCGTTGTGCTTGGTTGTTATACCCTTCCCTGCCATCCTAATTAAATCCTCTATCACCTCACACACACAATCTAAACATGGTGTCAACATGACAACACCTTGCATATGTAAAACAACATCAAAGATTCAATGCTTTTCTTGCATCATATTCAAATTGGGAGACTGCCTACTtctataattttcaattttcaatttttttgtttttttttttttttttttggagaagaaaCAGCTTTTTATTGAAAAAGCAAAAATCGAGTTACAAGGAGTCCGCTTTAAAGATCTAAAGAGGGTAGCTAGGGCTATAGGCTTAGCATCTTGTCTAATAATACTAATCAAAGCTTAGGGGCTTATACTACAGCTGCTTGCCAATTAAGAATAATGGAAGAAAGATTATAATCCTTGAATTCCTTAGAAGTAGAAACCCATAAGGATGCCTAGAACTTGACTCTCTCCCACAGGTCTTCCCTCTCCACCCCTCCATAGTTTTCAaataatcttttatttctttccatCCAGACCACCCAAACTACAGCTAGCACCCCACAACCCCAAAGGGTTCTGGCCTTTTTCCCTCTACCAAAAGCTATAGGGTTTTCTCTTAGCAAGTCACTTCTCTCTAATGGAGTTGTCCAGTCCACTCTTGCCTCCCTAAATAACTTTTTCAATAAGAAATTAGCCACTTCACAATGCATGAAGACATGATCAGCACTTTCCCCTTGAGCTTTGCATAATGCACCAGTGAGGAGAAAAACAACTTCCCGCTCTTCTCCTTTGAAGAACATCACATGTATTCGTCTTCCCCAGTACCACAAGCCATCCCAAAATCTTCACCTTAGTAGGGACCTTGACGTTCCAAATAAACTTTGCAGGAGCAAGAATtggaccctaaaccctaaaaattaCTTCTATAATTTTCAATTCTGTCTACAGAATTATTAAATGCATTCATTTCTCTAATTACCCATTTACTCCAAGTTTCATGTTCAGCTTGTTATATGCGGACTTCAATTTGTATGCATACCTTATCATTTTCTCAACTTGCTTTGCGACACTATACTCCAAATCTGCTTCTTTTTGCTTTGTACGTCCAGATTTTGCCATCTTCTTTGACTCTAAAATTCGAGGCAGGACAAATAGCTGATAAtcttcatgcaaaagtatgtaCTGCATGTTTAAGTGTCAACAGTTAACAACTGAAAATTATCAAAGCTGTTTCAAGGACAGCACACAATCAGCAGAACTCACCTCATCCCTGAACAATGTAAGAACTAAATTTTCTTTCAAGACGACCTAAAAACCACAAAATGTaaacaaaagaggaaaaatcATGCTTCATAATTACAAAGCATCAACATTATCAAAACTCAATATATTAACATGATTAAATAGAAATTCTGTACAATGTAGTGTTTACCAGAGCAATATCAATGCTAGTGACGCGAAGAAGCTCATCTGGACAAACAAGGTACCCAAATAATACCCATTCCCGATATGAGGTGACATTTGCTAAATCCTGAGCTCTCTGCAGGTAGAAAATAAAATGGACTATATAGTGTAGTTTGTAATAACACCACTTTAAACAAAACATTCAAAATAGCCAATACAGATAGGAGAAACAACTTGGCAGAAGTTGATCAATCCCAAAATCAGTCCAAATGAAAATGTTTACCATTGGGTGTGCAGAATTTGTAAGTATGTCTGGATATCGAGGATGATATGGACTTAAGAATCCCTCATTTCGGAGCTTTCTTGTATCTGTTGATAGAAAAATAATAGGACCCACAGCCTCTAGCacctgaaaataaaaaataaaaaatgaactcCAATGGTATTAGATCTTCAAGTTCAAGCCTTATCAACAGAACTCTTAATTAGTGATGTTCAAACTAATACTTCAATTATTGAACAAAAAGAGAGTCTATCATTCATAGAGTTTCTTTTCTCCTACCTTATGAGGTATAATTATACACTTGATTGTATGACGTAGGAACATACATTTAAGGTATTTATAATGATTTAAACAAACGTCAGCAGCAAGTGACtacctttttatttttgaaacacaAGTGACTATTAAGTTAAACTTATTTTAAATTAACTAAAAACCAACACAAATTCTTACAAAGTACTTTTTGCCATAATATTCCAGGCCATGACATCTATTATGTAGTGGCCTTTGAACCAAGGACACCAGGAACATGGGATCAGTGTAATACTTTATAAAGTTATTTTTCTTTCCCTCAATAACATCCACCAATGCTCCATCTGTTTACCATGTGCTTACTCAGGGAATCATTTTAACGGAACCTTCTTTGTATGAAGGGATTGACAAGGTCGTTGATAGTCATCCTTTCACAAAATTCATTCCTCcattgattcttttttttttataattagaaatttagaactcTTAGTAAAACTGCTAAAAACTAGTGTCATTTGAACAATAACCCACAtaagaaaaatgattttgagGTTATAACAAACTCCAGATATTAC harbors:
- the LOC133728893 gene encoding protein NAP1 translates to MAKSRQHFSSQDTSLSPTSVRSREWEGPSRWTEYLGPEPTSPMTSRSSRNAGPDGQIQSSGGSHKGLNMQWVVQLTEVAEGLMAKMYRLNQTLDYPDPVGHTFSEAFWKAGVFPNHPRLCLLLSKKFPEHYSKLQLERVDKVALDALHGNAELHLQSLEPWVQLLLDLMAFREQALRLILDLSSTVITLLPHQNSLILHAFMDLFCSFVRVNLFSEKVPRKMMLQMYNLLHAISRNDRDCDFYHRLVQFIDSYDPPLKGLKEDLNFVSPRIGEVLEAVGPIIFLSTDTRKLRNEGFLSPYHPRYPDILTNSAHPMRAQDLANVTSYREWVLFGYLVCPDELLRVTSIDIALVVLKENLVLTLFRDEYILLHEDYQLFVLPRILESKKMAKSGRTKQKEADLEYSVAKQVEKMISEVHEQALLSCDAIHRERRILLKQEIGRMVLFFTDQPSLLAPNIQMVFSALAFAQCEVLWYFQHVGIASSKSKAVRMVSVEIDPSDPTIGFLLDGMDHLCCLVRKYIAAIRGYALSYLSSSAGRIRFLLNTPGMVALDLDASLKSLFQKIVQHLENIPKPQGENVSAITCDLSEFRKDWLSILMIVTSSRSSINIRHLEKATVSTGKEGLLSEGNAAYNWSRCVDELESQLSKHASLKKLYFYHQHLTAVFRNTMFGPEGRPQHCCAWLGVASSFPECASPIVLEEVTKIGRDAVLYVESLIESIMGGLEGLINILDSDGGFGALETQLLPEQAASYMNYVSRMSITSTKSPKGAPGFPLPGHESRPENNASIKMLEAAVQRLTNLCSVLNDMEPICVLNHVFVLREYMRECILGNLRRRLLAVLKTDNDLQRPTVLESLIRRHISIIHLAEQHISMDLTQGIREVLLSEAFSGPVSSLHLFEKPEEQHTGSATEAVCNWYIENIIKDISGAGILFAPIHKCFKSTRPVGGYFADSVTDPRELKAFARIFGGYGVDRLDRMLKEHTAALLNCIDTSLRSNRDVLEAVAGSLHSGDRIEREALIKQMVDIDTVIGFCVQAGLALAFDKLLAEASGTVLFEGAPLIHSLLAGISKHIPEEIPEKKEVRRLRGVANNVGVVDNHDSQWVRLILEEVGGANDGSWSLLPYFFATFMTSNIWTTTAFNVDTGGFNNNIHCLARCVSAVIAGSESVRVEREYQQRQSLSNGHVGESVDSEIQNRLSAEASIKSTMQLFVKFSASIILDSWSETNRSHLVAQLIFLDQLCEISPYLPRSSLEPHVPYAILRSIYSQYYTNSPNTPLALLSISPRHSPAVSLSHASPAARQPRGDSTPQYDSGYFKGSSSHGQEHIYDGGSSRSTENRQQNFRRSGPLDYGSSRKVKFVEGSTSGNSGPSPLPRFAVSRSGPISYK